Genomic DNA from Caloenas nicobarica isolate bCalNic1 chromosome 3, bCalNic1.hap1, whole genome shotgun sequence:
tccacttaaatatgagaagaaacttcttcccggtgagggtgccagagcctggcccaggctgcccagggaggctgtggagtctccttctctgcagacattccaacccgcctggacaccttcctgtgtaacctcatctgggtgttcctgctccggcggggggattgcactggatgagctttccaggtcctttccaatccctgacattctatgattatacaaatttttccctttccatcattcaGTTTGAAATCCCCTTTTCATAGTGGAAGGATATAAATCAGACAGATATTATCTGTATatctaatattttcatttaaaatctgaCACAAGCATAGGCCAAGCTGTTAATTTCTGGCTAGAACCTGAAACACAGCTACACAGACTGGATTTTCCAAGAGAAACTTGTGCTTgttgggaaaaaatattctatgttttattttactagATGGGCCCAAAACACTTGAGATTTTCCAGGCAGGAAATTCTGAGCTTGAAAAGCTCAAAACAAAGTGGAAGATTTAAAATCTTCCCCTCATCATCTGATACGCATTCACTTGAGGGGGAGCTTGATGGTCTGTGGGTCTGTAGTAGCATGGATTTTATATCTACTCGCTCTGTGTATATAAAACATCGAGATATGAGTAGctatgtatatatttgtgtataatCACAGTATTCTGAATGTTCTCCACATCCTCCCACGGTTCAGTGTTTGATGTGCAGCCTCCCCAGCTTCGCCCTTGCCGGCCCCGGGTGCCATGTTGGGCTCCACACGGGAACTGCTCCGAAATACTGAACTAAAACCTCCGGGTTTCCatgtaaaactgtattttgggAGTTTTATACCTGTATTTGCTCTTACATTGTCCTTCTCgctcattttaaaatgcctCCTGGTTATATCCAAGAGGACAAACTGGCACCTCACAACTGTCTTCTCTGGTTTCGAACCAAGCGATGGAAGCAAAAACAGCTCCCTGCAGAGGAGCCTTGGGGGAAAACACCTCgaaaatgtgttttaagtgTCAGATAAAAGTGTTTGCAGCACCCTGATagcccttttctttctttttcaggagCACCTTCATGTACGGCTGCTACCTGAGCACCAACGAAATCGCCTTCTCCGACCCGACACCGGACGGCAAGTTATTTGCAACAAAATACTGCCAGACCCCCAACTTCCTTgtctataattttatttataccAACTGATCCAACGTATTAGTACAAGCTGAGGTTTGAAATAATCTAAAAATCAATGTTTAAATGAACACTTAAGCCTTGCTAGCCGGCTAAAGGCCGTTTTCCTGCTGAGCGCGAGTTCTCCCTCCCCGTGTGAGCGAGCTGGGGGAGAACGTGTCACTTTGTGTACAGAGTTGTCTTATGGGTTAGTGTTTTTGGTAGGTTTGTTTCTTCTAAAACTAAATTCTATTGCAAGTAACTTAAAAACTTTAATTAATATAAAGATGGCTCTTTTCTCCCTGAGCTCCCTGCAGTGTGCGCTGTAAAAGGTAAAAGACATAGTACAAGCAGTTGCTAAATTTACACACTATGAGATGTCTTAAAACAACTGGATTTTCCCCCAGCGCCTAAGGCCTGGGAATCCTCACAGGGTTGTGCTGCAGGGGAAGCTGGCAGGGGGTTGCCTGCTCAATAAAAGCTGTGAAATGCTGCTCTTTGAGCTTGTTTCTCTGCGTACTTCCAATGCTCTCCTAATTTGAGGAGTTCAGAGGAGAGAGCGGCAATCCCTGAGCTCACGTACCCGTGCCGGGGAGCTCAAGTGCTGTTATTCCTGGGCCACACTGGCCTCCAGGACTTCCACGATGCACGCAGCCGATGGACGTTTCTTGGGGTCCTCGTTGGTGCAGACGGAGAAGAGATCGATCATGCACTGGTAGGACGGGTCCAGCTCGTCCATGTTGAGAGCCGGGCGGGTTCCCAGGGCTGCGTAAAACGCTTCTTCATCAAAGGAGTCTTCATCGAAAGAGTTATCTGGGTGAGAAGGTGGAAAAGGGGTTAGGGAAGGGTGcaacggagctggggaaggggctggagcacaagtgtgatgggagcggctgagggagctgggggttcagctggagaacaggagctgaggggagaccttctgatctctgagctgcctgaaaggagcttggagccagggggggtcgggctctgctccccaggaacaagcgccaggagcagaggaaacggcctcaagttgcgccaggggaggttgaggttggatgtggggaacaatttctcccccaaagggctgtggggcattggaacaggctgcccagggcagtgctggagtcaccatccctggaggggttggacagatggagatgaggttctcagggacatggggcagtgcaggggtgggggaatggttggactcgatgatcttgaggggcttttccaaccaaaatgattctgtgacagatCCCCAGAGTAACTCAAACTTTCTCCCGTGCTTTATCAGAGGTGAGCGGGTGTTTCACAGCCAGGTGCAGCCCCTGTTCACAGCATCcctgcttttgctgcttttttagaAAGACTCAGCTGCCTTAAATATTTTGGTGCACCATTTCAAGCACCGCCTCATTTGAGGCTTTTCTGGCCGCATCATTTTAGTGGTATGGACGCAGCAtcctccccagagctgcagctgtaCAAATCAATCCTCCCGAGGGAGGAAAGCATTTCTAGGAGCAGCAGTTGCTCAGCGGAGAAACGAACCTTCGTCATCAGGGTCATAACGCAGGTTGACGTGGGGCACGGAGAGGGTCATCATCTCCCACAGCGTCAGCCCGAAAGCGAAGATGTCGGCCTTGTCGGTGATCACGCCGTCGTCCTGCAGAGCCTCCTTGGGCTTCCAGGGCTCAGTGCCCACGTAACACATCTCCGGGTCACACACTGGAAGGAAACAACACAGCTCCGGTGCCTGCTGGGACTTTCGAGGCCAGCAAGACACCGTCAGAGTGAGATTTTTTGTGGCCAAGCGTCCGAGGTCACGCAGAGCGTGAAGAACTGAAGGCGGGAGCTGTGCTCTGGGCTCAGCCCCACTCCAAGGCACCCCGCGATGAAGGGGGGGATGTTACCTGCGTTTTACCCACATGTGGCCCTTGCTCAGCTCACCCCGGGGTGACAGCACTCACAGGACACTTCCCTGTCCCCAGACAAGGCCAGGGGACAAAGCCAACCCCACTCCCCATGAGGCTCCAAAACCTCCACCCCGCAgtccctctcttttcttcacaccAGCCCAAACCAAGTCCTCACCACTTTGTTCAATTTAATGCCTCCTTGATCTTAATTAGCCTCAGAGAGTTGAAGTAACGATGAACGAAGCACCAGCTCCAACTCGATCCATTTTATCCCTCTTTAACTGCAGGCACCGCTCCCCAAAGCCTGGTGCTGCatttcccccccttttccccagcaaattcctgagctggcagcagaTCTCAGCTGCTCAACAAACTTCTCTCTTGCAGGGCTGATCGAGAAGCGAATTCCAAAATCCCTCAGCGCTGTTGGGCTTTAATCCTTGGCTGCCACAGGGACGGGGACCCAGCACCCTCGCTCTTGGTGAGCGCGTGTTGTCTCCTCAAGAAGACAAGGAGGCAAAGCCAAAATCCAGGCTGGGCGGAGAGGAATTCTTCCTGTTAAACCAGCCCAAAACCTGATATTCTAACCGCACGCCTCTCCAGGAGATTACGCTGGGGCGCTGCCTCCAGCTCTCGCGCTCCTTATAAAAGGGAATggctactaataaaaatgtaatggaGCAGCTTGATAAATTACGAGGTTGTCGCAGGCCCAAGCGCTGCGTAAAGCAGCGGAGGAAAGCATTCTTGTAATTAACCCAAACCCCTTCCTGCCGTTCGCAGCCAAGCCGCGACGCCATTAGGCATCTGCTCCTCGTTTACGCGCAGCCTTTATAACGCGTTTGGCTCGTGCTTCCTTCCAGCCCTGCGAGCAAGATTCGAGAGAATCTCCTCACCGCGAGCATCCCGCGTGCAGTGGCAATTCTGTGTCCGTATGAGCGTGGAGGGGCACGAGACGGACGGCACAGGGCTGGAGAATTAACGCTGGACCGTCCAGAGATCTTGGTGCAAACCACCCGTCGGTCCTTCCCTCCGAGGACACGGGAGGGTGAATGCGCCAAactcagaggagcagcctcaAAGCAGCCACCGAGGATTCGGGTCCTTTTCCCCCAGCCCAACCTACCGGTCATGTTCTCATCCAGGGGCAGCGACATTCCCACGTCACAGATCTTGACGGCTTCAAAATCACCTTTAACGACGACGTTCGAAGACTTGATGTCTCCGTGGAGCAGCTTCTTGTCGTTGTGAAGATACTGAGGGCAGAGAGAAGCCGTTAACACAGATACAGCAAGGCAGGAGGAGCTGTCAGATTCGGACAACAAAGCACCAACTTCTTAATATTTAACATATTTAGCCTTAAAACCTTGAGGATGGGACAACACCTACCCATAACGTGTACAAAACACAGGGTAGGTTGTTCCTCCAGCCTAATTTTGGAGGCTTACGGTTGCTTTTTACTAAAATGCCTCTAGCACCGAACACTTGAGAGCGAGTGCGACGCACGGGCATTAGCTGGTGGCCAACGACCCGTCTGTTTTATTCCTGGAGCTCCACAGCACCACTGAGTCTCcgttttctccctttttttccccctaaacaCAAGCTCGTTGAATCTCAAGCTTCAGGGCTCAGGTTTGACCTGAGTCTGTACAGCACCCCGGTAAAAAAGAACCCACCACGGCTTTATACGAAGCATCACAGCATCTGCTCTGCACCTGCTGGCACGGCCGCCTCACACACcaaattcctttattttcacaGCGCGTACAGTTCCAGAACAGCCCCGGTTACGGTTAAACGTACCTTCAGCCCCCTCGCCATGCTCAAGGCCACTTTGAAAATGGTGGCAGCCGGGAAAGGGCCCAGCGCGTCCCCGCTTCTTTCTTCGATTAAGTCATagagagatttttctcctccGTACTCCATGGCCAGACACATGCTGCCGTCGTTGGCCTCGGTAAACGCCCGGTAACCTTCCAAAAGAGATTATTTGTTAGGGTCGAAGCAGACATGAGCATTTCTGTGCGTTTGCCGGCCTGATGGAGCATTTGGAGCTGCCGCCCTGGTGCTTTCCCAGCTCAGCTTTGCAGCCCGTACTGGGGCAAGGACGTTTACCCTGATTTTTACGGGAtggagaagcaggagaggagggagaagcagcagatctGTGGGACCGACGTCCCCCACTGCAAAAAGCAGGAGCCGCAGAAGCCACACAAAGGGTGAGGGGACGCTTGGTAAGTCAAACCCCAGTCTCACAGCGGCCATTCCACAAGATTAACACACATACAGACCGtcccatctttttttcctccatgttttACTCCCGTCTATAAGCAATTCTCCTCAGGTGGAGTTAGAAATGGCAAAGTCTTGCATAACCGCATAGCAGAAGTCTTACCCTGTAAATGATTTACAGCACCTTTTACaggaaaaagcagtgaaatgTTCACAATGTGAAAGGTGGAGACTATCTTGGCTCTTAAACTCCTGCCAGAAGGAGAGATGCCATTTCAGGGATACAAACAAAGTTCTTTGCACGCAGCGTTTCTAACACAAGTGACCTCAACGAGGTACtttaaagcacaaacaaaaGGATAAAGTCAaacaaagctgctgctctgaccGGCACGAGACATTTTAGACAAGAGCAGAAGTTAAACACAGACTAAAGCACCTTCTCCAAATATTCCTGTTGTACAGAGCcaagagcatgacagagccccGATTGTCACGCGCAAAGGTGCAGCAGAGGGGGATCCGGAGCCTTGTTCCGCGCACAGAAGAATCCCGAACATCACTAAGGCGTTTCCCATGCTCCGCAATGTCCCTCTGTGCTCTGCAATGTCCCCTGGGCTCTCCCTGCCCTGACGCCACGAGCTAAAGCTGCAGCGCAGGTGCAGCCTTGGGACAGGCCCTGTTTCTCCAGAACCAGCTGGAACTAAATCctggggcagttctgggcccctcaggccaagaaaggccttgaggtgctggagcgagttgagagaagggaacggagctggggaaggggctggagcacaagggtgatgggagcggctgagggagctgggggttcagctggagaacaggagctgaggggagaccttctgatctctgacctgcctgaaaggagcttggagccagggggggtcgggctctgctccccaggaacaagcgccaggaccagaggagacggcctcaagttgcaccaggggaggttgaggttggatgtggggaacaatttcttgcccaaagggctgtggggcattggaacaggctgcccagggcagtgctggagtcaccatccctggaggggctggacagacggacatgaggttctcagggacatggggcagtgccaggagtggcttaatggttggactccatgatcttgaggggcttttccaaccaaaatcattctgtgatctGCAGCAGAACAGCCAATGTCactttgcagtcctctctgaaGGCAGCGACCAGACAACAAGGTCTTTTTCAAGCAAAACAATTCTGACTCTGCCCCAACCACGCAGCCCCGGCAGTCCGGGAGCGCTTCCAGGTTCCCATCACATAGGGCAAGACTAAGAGAATTTAATAAGCTCCACAGTGGGCCTGACTAAAGCCATGTCCTCAATCCTCCCCCCGTGTGCCCCCACAgccaccacagcccagccccgctcTACACGTCCAGAGCCGACGGGGAGGTCTGTGACCCAGAGAATAATTTAAGAATGGAATTctttgggttgaagggccctccccagctcccgcagtgcccccctgccatgagcagagacatctgcaccagctcaggttgctcagagccccgtccagcctggcctgggatgtctccagggatggttcatccaccacctctctggcctacctgggccaggctctcaccaccctttTACCAgctgcacccagcagcagcctcgTGTCACATCAGCTGCCCCCAAACTCGGCTCCAACGACTTAATTTGCAATTTAAACAACACTCACCCACAATGTTGGGGTGCTGGAGGTTTTTCAAGATCTTGGCTTCGTCGTTCAGTCTCTGCTGGTAGATGCTTTGCTGCTTTGTGTTGCATTTcgggttaattttcttcacggCCCAAGGGGAGCGAGACAAACCTCTGGGAGACCTGCAGAAGAAAACCCGCACGTCTCAGAACAGCGGGCAGCACCAGGGTTGGAGTGCGGACAGGTCCCTGAGGAGCCATTCAGGAGAGCGTCTGCCTTTATTTGGCGGAATTAATAAAGAACAACGCTAAAATAAACTAAGATCTGCTCATGTGCACACCATAGAGGTGCATAATAACGCATGGTTTGAAACtcaaggagggagattcaggccggacacgaggcagaaattgtttgtgctgagggtggtgagagcctggcccaggttggccagagaggtggtggctgaaccatccctggagacatcccaggccaggctggacggggctctgagcaacctgagctggtgcagatgtccctgctcatggcaggggggcactgcGGGAGCTTTAAtggtcccttcaacccaaaccgtcCTGTGATCCGATGATTTTTACGGTTCTAGAGGAAAAACCAGGCGCGGCGCCGCTCCGAGCTCCACCCGCGCTCCCACACGCACCTTTTCATCAAGTAGACGTTGACCCCGGTGCCGTATCCCAGCTTCTGCATGAAGGGAGAGGCCGGGATGGTGACGGAAACTGGGCCcccacctaaaaaaaaaatagattaaaaaaccccaccaaaataaatatacatatgaataaatacatatataaatacatagatCAAAACCAGCCCCACGTGTGACCCCGCACGGATCAAACCACCGGGAGAAGCTTCGCTGAACGGTCGGACTCGCCAATCATCAAGGTCTTTTCCGACCAAACCGATTCCCTGAGGGGTTTTGATGCTCTGATTACGAACGAGGGTTATCACTCCGCGCGCAGAACGCGTGCGGAGTTCTGAAAAGCTCCTTTCCAACCCGCCCGTCCCCCAATATCTCACCAAACCCCCACCCCGGGATGGAGCGTTGGGTGATGATGTTTTACCCGTTACACACGTTTTATCCCGGGGTGACCCCACCGATGTTTGGGGTGAACGGGACTCACCCGGTTTGTCCTTCTGGGCTGGATTGGGGGACTTGAAGGTTTCCATGGCTGCAAAGCGCAGGGGGGACCCGGGGTCACCCACACCCCCAGAACTGGGGGGAACGCTCGGGAGGACGCGCTGTGCTGGGGCCTTACGGATGTCACGGCACtacattaaaatgcaattaattaaaaaaaaaatacaaaaaaaactaaacaagaaaccccacaacaacaacaacaaaccccaccccacccccccaaaaaaaaacaatccacaaaaagcaacaacaaaaccagcaaaaatagCCCAACCAAGACCAACAAAACAAGCACccaaacaaaat
This window encodes:
- the PBK gene encoding lymphokine-activated killer T-cell-originated protein kinase, which gives rise to METFKSPNPAQKDKPGGGPVSVTIPASPFMQKLGYGTGVNVYLMKRSPRGLSRSPWAVKKINPKCNTKQQSIYQQRLNDEAKILKNLQHPNIVGYRAFTEANDGSMCLAMEYGGEKSLYDLIEERSGDALGPFPAATIFKVALSMARGLKYLHNDKKLLHGDIKSSNVVVKGDFEAVKICDVGMSLPLDENMTVCDPEMCYVGTEPWKPKEALQDDGVITDKADIFAFGLTLWEMMTLSVPHVNLRYDPDDEDNSFDEDSFDEEAFYAALGTRPALNMDELDPSYQCMIDLFSVCTNEDPKKRPSAACIVEVLEASVAQE